One region of Peribacillus simplex genomic DNA includes:
- the spoIIID gene encoding sporulation transcriptional regulator SpoIIID: MHDYIKERTIKIGKYIVETRKTVRVIAKEFGVSKSTVHKDLTERLPEINPDLANEVKDILDYHKSIRHLRGGEATKLKYKRSEREEEIVK; encoded by the coding sequence GTGCACGATTACATCAAAGAAAGAACTATCAAGATAGGAAAGTATATCGTGGAAACTAGAAAAACAGTCCGCGTCATTGCAAAAGAGTTCGGAGTCTCTAAAAGCACAGTTCATAAAGACTTAACTGAGAGGCTGCCAGAAATTAATCCTGATTTGGCTAACGAAGTGAAGGATATATTGGATTATCACAAATCCATTCGTCACCTTCGAGGTGGAGAAGCGACAAAGTTAAAATATAAACGATCGGAAAGAGAAGAAGAAATCGTCAAATAA